One window of the Leptospira koniambonensis genome contains the following:
- a CDS encoding aminoglycoside 6-adenylyltransferase, translating to MEKIDLFINKVNEFASNNNAIEGVAIAGSFISKEMDEYSDIDFVIVLKDGIQYQKKEMVDFAKNFGPLLSAFTGEHVGERRLLICLYEDPFLHVDFKFIQLSELNDRIENPVFIYENNKQIPLILESAKAQWPNPDFQWIEDRFWVWVHYAGTKLGRGEYFETIDFLSFIRNTVLGPLLHLKNKSLPRGVRKLEFIIDPIDLEKLKSTVPYYDFKSIKDSILISVKLYQELRLELYNSDIKNLSEAENYALDYLRHMSK from the coding sequence ATGGAAAAAATAGATCTATTCATAAACAAAGTGAATGAGTTTGCTTCTAACAACAATGCAATCGAAGGCGTTGCAATAGCAGGTTCATTCATCTCCAAAGAAATGGATGAATACTCTGATATTGATTTTGTAATTGTCTTAAAAGATGGAATTCAATATCAGAAAAAAGAAATGGTCGATTTCGCAAAAAATTTCGGACCTCTGCTATCTGCATTTACAGGAGAACATGTTGGAGAAAGAAGACTATTAATTTGTCTATACGAGGATCCATTTCTTCATGTCGATTTTAAGTTTATTCAACTTTCAGAATTAAACGACCGAATCGAAAATCCTGTCTTTATCTATGAGAATAATAAACAGATCCCGTTGATCCTTGAATCTGCGAAGGCACAATGGCCAAATCCGGATTTCCAATGGATAGAAGATAGATTTTGGGTTTGGGTGCATTATGCCGGAACTAAATTAGGAAGAGGGGAGTATTTTGAGACAATTGATTTCTTATCATTCATAAGAAATACAGTTTTAGGTCCTCTTCTCCATCTTAAGAATAAATCCCTGCCTCGCGGAGTGAGAAAATTAGAATTCATTATTGATCCAATCGATCTCGAAAAACTGAAATCTACAGTTCCATATTATGATTTCAAATCGATTAAAGATAGTATATTAATTTCAGTTAAGTTATACCAGGAATTAAGATTAGAACTTTATAATTCTGATATTAAAAACTTATCTGAGGCTGAAAATTATGCTTTAGATTATTTAAGACATATGAGCAAATAA
- a CDS encoding GmrSD restriction endonuclease domain-containing protein, whose protein sequence is MQDYTRVSIGDLMDDINRICFLPDIQRDFVWHPSQVTNLFDSLMRDYPIGTLLLWSISGEFLEENKIKRLKFVERSNEINQIDSSYEPNKDFLLVLDGQQRLTAFYLVLKGNYIIRNKPYDLYFNILSGEEEVDGILYEFQFFNQDKGPHFKDDKSDSMKIWYKVKVLSSFKEIDEIADSVRDEIKENYDLELTKEQRKSLTKCFRLLQYEKILHYYPEKEKDYDKVLDIFVRINSGGTPLTYSDLLFSTIKSKWPEARVKFQDLLESINGATYDFDQDFILKNILVGYGSSLEAIKYRTKNFTPSLMADLVGNNGWNRFTEAIKLTRDLLHDHIFLTHKKLIPSKNAIIPIVYWIYYNEKTSLLGASGSVGELEITKIRKWITQAMLSNVFGGQSDTILYKCRTAIGTKKGEFPVEAIRSLINSETRRNIDLTVENLDNIYYNDKYSYLVLSLVYSHSLNFTPVSESSIPQQDHIFSKDELSLAGFSEDKINSIYNIRYVGRATNQSKSNKPFLEWITTQSYEDRKTHLIPEGSWNVSEYLDFLNQRKALFAKVTQFAEEKNGV, encoded by the coding sequence ATGCAAGATTACACAAGAGTTTCGATCGGAGATCTAATGGATGATATTAATCGAATTTGCTTTTTGCCCGATATTCAGAGAGATTTTGTTTGGCATCCTTCTCAAGTAACTAATTTATTCGACTCATTGATGCGCGATTATCCTATTGGAACTTTGTTGTTATGGTCGATTTCAGGAGAATTCTTAGAAGAAAATAAAATTAAACGTTTAAAATTTGTAGAACGTAGCAATGAAATAAATCAAATCGATTCTTCTTATGAACCAAATAAAGATTTCCTGCTGGTGTTAGATGGTCAACAGCGGCTTACTGCATTCTACTTAGTGTTAAAAGGAAATTATATTATTAGAAATAAACCATACGATCTCTATTTTAACATACTTTCAGGAGAAGAAGAGGTGGATGGAATCTTATATGAATTTCAATTCTTCAATCAAGATAAAGGTCCACATTTTAAAGATGATAAAAGTGATTCTATGAAAATATGGTATAAAGTGAAAGTGCTTAGTTCATTCAAGGAGATTGATGAAATAGCTGATTCTGTTCGCGATGAAATAAAAGAAAATTACGACCTCGAATTAACAAAAGAACAACGGAAATCTTTGACAAAATGTTTTAGGTTGCTTCAGTATGAAAAAATATTGCATTATTATCCAGAGAAAGAAAAAGACTATGATAAAGTTTTAGATATATTTGTTAGAATAAACTCTGGAGGAACTCCTCTTACTTATTCAGATTTATTATTCTCAACAATAAAATCTAAATGGCCTGAAGCTCGTGTTAAGTTTCAAGACTTACTCGAATCGATTAATGGTGCTACTTATGATTTTGATCAGGACTTTATACTCAAGAACATACTTGTTGGCTACGGATCCTCACTTGAGGCTATAAAATATCGAACAAAGAATTTTACTCCATCGTTGATGGCAGACTTAGTAGGAAATAATGGTTGGAATAGGTTTACGGAAGCAATTAAATTAACAAGAGATCTTCTTCACGATCACATTTTTTTAACCCATAAGAAATTGATTCCAAGTAAAAACGCAATTATTCCAATAGTCTATTGGATTTATTATAACGAAAAAACAAGTTTGCTTGGAGCATCTGGTTCTGTCGGTGAATTAGAAATTACGAAAATCAGAAAATGGATTACTCAGGCGATGTTGAGTAATGTGTTTGGCGGACAGTCAGATACAATTTTATACAAGTGTCGAACTGCCATCGGGACAAAGAAAGGTGAATTTCCTGTTGAAGCAATTCGAAGTTTAATAAACTCTGAAACTAGAAGGAATATTGATTTAACAGTAGAAAATCTTGATAACATATATTACAATGATAAATATAGTTATCTTGTTTTATCTTTAGTCTATTCGCATAGTTTAAATTTTACACCTGTTTCTGAATCGAGCATCCCACAACAAGACCATATCTTTTCAAAAGATGAGTTATCGTTAGCAGGTTTCTCGGAAGATAAAATAAATTCAATATATAATATTCGCTATGTAGGGCGTGCTACTAATCAATCTAAATCAAATAAGCCCTTTTTGGAATGGATTACTACGCAAAGTTATGAAGATAGGAAGACACACCTCATACCTGAAGGTAGCTGGAACGTATCAGAATATTTAGATTTTTTGAATCAACGAAAAGCTCTATTTGCAAAAGTTACGCAATTTGCAGAAGAAAAAAACGGCGTATAA
- a CDS encoding GFA family protein, with translation MNQTFTGGCACGKIRYSTNHAPIFQNHCQCRDCQLRSGTGHGSYLTFPARHEMTITGEATHWEVAGDSGNMKIHSFCPTCGTPVYLRFAAMPELIAVHAGSLDEPSRFVPHVLTYKIRGLAWDAIDPGLKAFEKMPIG, from the coding sequence ATGAACCAAACATTTACTGGCGGATGTGCTTGTGGCAAAATCCGCTATTCAACCAATCATGCTCCTATCTTTCAAAACCATTGTCAGTGTCGGGACTGCCAGCTTAGGAGCGGCACAGGACATGGTTCTTACTTAACTTTTCCTGCGCGGCATGAGATGACAATCACTGGTGAGGCTACTCATTGGGAAGTTGCTGGTGATAGTGGCAATATGAAAATCCACTCCTTCTGTCCAACATGCGGGACTCCTGTTTATTTACGCTTTGCAGCAATGCCCGAACTGATCGCAGTCCATGCGGGAAGTTTAGATGAGCCGAGTCGATTTGTACCTCATGTGCTTACTTATAAAATTCGAGGATTAGCTTGGGATGCAATTGATCCTGGGTTGAAGGCGTTTGAGAAGATGCCGATTGGTTGA
- a CDS encoding alpha/beta hydrolase, with translation MNWEQNYHLEDGTFVGAGDVSIYYRAYRAKDANNPRTLVVHHGIGEHGKRYDNLLEALSGKGYNVYLIDARGHGKSGGSKGVVTHFNQFLADLDRLISIAKQKEGVKQVTLMGHSMGALISLFYAGEPSHQASLDRLVLSGLPIAVKTDLVMNIKKGAGSLLAGAFPTLTVPTGLDVNALSRDKSVVEAYKKDPLVHGSVGAYLGDFLLNSKEKALEKAARINFPVYLFHGKEDSIALSVGTEEAFKVIPSSDKSMKIYDGLYHETMNELPADKAKVLGDLVNWLQTH, from the coding sequence ATGAATTGGGAACAAAACTACCATCTGGAAGACGGAACCTTTGTAGGAGCCGGCGACGTATCCATCTATTATAGAGCTTATCGCGCAAAAGACGCAAACAATCCTAGAACCTTAGTGGTCCATCACGGGATAGGAGAACACGGAAAAAGATACGACAATTTACTCGAAGCTCTTTCCGGAAAAGGATATAATGTTTATCTAATAGATGCCCGCGGCCACGGAAAATCAGGCGGAAGCAAAGGAGTAGTCACTCATTTTAACCAATTTTTAGCGGACCTTGACAGACTGATCAGCATCGCAAAACAAAAAGAAGGAGTGAAACAAGTCACTCTAATGGGACACTCCATGGGAGCATTGATCTCATTGTTCTACGCAGGAGAACCTTCCCACCAAGCAAGTTTAGACAGACTTGTTCTGAGTGGATTGCCTATCGCAGTAAAAACAGACTTAGTAATGAATATCAAAAAAGGTGCGGGAAGTTTACTCGCAGGAGCATTCCCCACGCTTACTGTTCCAACTGGATTAGATGTAAATGCATTATCCAGAGACAAGTCAGTTGTAGAGGCTTATAAAAAAGATCCTTTAGTTCACGGTTCAGTCGGAGCATATTTAGGAGATTTCCTTTTGAACTCAAAAGAAAAAGCTTTAGAGAAAGCAGCACGGATCAATTTCCCAGTTTATCTATTCCATGGAAAAGAAGATTCGATCGCACTTTCTGTCGGAACAGAAGAAGCATTTAAAGTTATTCCTTCTTCAGACAAATCCATGAAAATTTATGACGGGTTGTATCATGAGACAATGAATGAACTTCCGGCGGACAAGGCAAAGGTGTTGGGAGATTTAGTGAACTGGTTACAGACTCATTGA
- a CDS encoding DUF2200 domain-containing protein translates to MENSKVFAMSFSKVYPLYIQKAERKGRTKAEVDKIIYWLTGYDSKSFQKQLKNEVNFKEFFDQAPHLNDNVSLIKGVVCGIRVEDIEDKLMQKIRYLDKLIDELAKGKAMEKILRGSV, encoded by the coding sequence ATGGAAAATTCGAAAGTTTTTGCTATGTCTTTTTCAAAAGTTTATCCTTTATACATCCAAAAGGCAGAAAGAAAAGGACGAACAAAAGCAGAAGTAGATAAAATCATTTATTGGCTCACTGGATATGATTCTAAAAGTTTTCAAAAACAACTTAAGAATGAAGTGAATTTCAAAGAATTTTTTGATCAGGCGCCTCATCTCAACGATAATGTCTCACTGATCAAAGGAGTGGTCTGCGGCATTCGTGTAGAAGATATAGAAGATAAACTTATGCAGAAGATCCGTTATCTAGATAAGTTAATAGATGAATTGGCCAAAGGAAAGGCCATGGAAAAAATATTGCGAGGATCTGTTTAG
- a CDS encoding ADP-ribosylglycohydrolase family protein, producing the protein MKNQTDIDRFSGSLLGLACGDAIGASVEFLHKGSFPLVTDMLGGGIFNLKPGQWTDDTSMALCLAKSLIHCNGFNPVDQMNRYCNWMEYGYLSSTGECFDIGSTTANALGSYLKTKDPYSGSDDVNTAGNGSLMRICPIPLYFFPDFDRISYFAGESSRTTHAADECIDACKLLSVYIGLAIKGLNKNEIFQQTIYSPATPKIQSISKGSFAMKSEQDINPSGYVVHSLETALWSFYHTSSFKDAILMTVNFGGDADTTGAICGQLAGAYYSKSSIPISWLEKLTMRSEIEEIANQLVLKNN; encoded by the coding sequence TTGAAAAATCAAACAGATATAGATCGTTTTTCCGGCAGCTTATTAGGGCTAGCATGTGGAGATGCAATTGGAGCGTCCGTAGAATTTTTGCATAAGGGTTCATTTCCATTAGTAACAGATATGCTTGGTGGAGGAATTTTCAATTTAAAACCAGGACAATGGACTGATGATACTTCAATGGCTCTATGCTTGGCTAAAAGCCTGATTCACTGCAATGGATTTAATCCTGTAGATCAAATGAATAGATACTGCAACTGGATGGAATATGGTTATTTAAGTAGCACTGGCGAATGTTTCGATATTGGATCAACGACTGCTAATGCTTTAGGATCATATTTAAAAACGAAAGATCCATATTCCGGTTCTGATGACGTTAATACTGCAGGGAATGGTTCCTTAATGAGAATATGCCCAATTCCTTTATATTTTTTCCCCGACTTCGATCGAATCAGCTATTTTGCAGGAGAAAGTTCACGAACCACACATGCCGCCGATGAGTGCATTGATGCTTGCAAGCTTTTATCAGTTTATATTGGTTTAGCTATAAAGGGATTAAATAAAAATGAAATCTTTCAGCAAACAATATATTCTCCAGCGACACCGAAGATTCAATCAATTTCTAAAGGCTCATTCGCAATGAAGTCTGAACAAGATATCAATCCCTCTGGATATGTAGTGCATTCTTTAGAAACTGCCTTGTGGAGTTTTTATCATACTAGTTCATTTAAAGACGCAATTTTAATGACCGTAAATTTTGGGGGAGATGCGGACACAACAGGGGCTATCTGTGGTCAGTTGGCCGGAGCATACTATTCCAAAAGTAGTATACCGATTTCTTGGTTGGAAAAGTTAACAATGAGATCAGAAATCGAGGAAATCGCTAATCAACTGGTTTTAAAAAATAACTAA
- a CDS encoding VOC family protein produces MAVKRMDNVGIVVEDLEATIALFTEIGLELEGQMRVEGSWADHVVGLEGMQVDMAMMKTPDGHSRLELSKFIRPKAISREPKNAPSNTTGYLRVMFAVTDIKDTVARLEKHGVTLVGKLEQYEDTYLLCYLRTPEGFIVALAEELK; encoded by the coding sequence ATGGCAGTGAAACGAATGGACAATGTTGGTATTGTTGTCGAAGATCTTGAGGCTACGATTGCTCTATTCACCGAAATTGGTTTAGAGCTCGAAGGACAAATGAGAGTCGAAGGATCCTGGGCGGACCATGTTGTAGGACTTGAAGGAATGCAAGTCGATATGGCAATGATGAAAACACCTGATGGGCATAGCAGATTAGAACTATCTAAATTTATCAGACCGAAAGCGATAAGCAGGGAACCAAAAAACGCTCCGTCCAACACTACAGGTTATCTTCGCGTGATGTTTGCAGTTACAGATATCAAAGATACTGTCGCTCGACTTGAAAAACATGGAGTTACACTCGTAGGTAAATTGGAACAGTATGAAGATACTTATCTTCTATGTTATTTGCGAACTCCCGAAGGATTCATCGTCGCACTAGCTGAAGAACTTAAATAA
- a CDS encoding ArsR/SmtB family transcription factor: protein MDADNVFKALGDPTRRKLLDLLYEKNGQTLGQLCEHLDMTRQSATQHIGILEAANLISTVWRGREKLHFINPVPLHEVYERWVRKFEHQRLSLLHDLKKELEGENNE from the coding sequence ATGGACGCTGATAATGTTTTCAAGGCGCTGGGAGATCCAACACGAAGAAAGTTGTTGGATCTTCTATATGAGAAGAATGGCCAAACTTTGGGCCAACTTTGCGAGCATCTGGACATGACTCGTCAATCGGCTACACAACATATCGGGATACTTGAGGCAGCAAATCTGATAAGCACGGTTTGGCGCGGTCGGGAGAAGTTACATTTCATCAATCCTGTGCCGTTGCATGAAGTGTATGAACGTTGGGTACGAAAATTCGAACACCAGCGTCTTAGCCTACTGCATGACCTGAAGAAGGAACTCGAAGGAGAGAATAATGAGTAA
- a CDS encoding HEPN domain-containing protein yields the protein MDLKQEFEIEGNWWLPNEPNNKSYGTLSYSPRQGVFLSLVERLDEPGNPRISVLLGESFASQKITLINVIVERGNFPFNQRVLLSASSVLLNIHYHKKEDIKFSSISVTIPEIFPWFKKSRIKFNERNPLKTIELQPANSFNLEVNDFELEVGTTFGSSTYKPVQDEFTLKQIGYYTFSPKKGELNFDECLLIIENVNLFFAIACNLDFVSQEISGLSNDRAVEIVIPPYKEIKKQDISDIDYNILFYVDNFVEDFKTQFTNWYLNLETYKFLYDLYARISFKSLSGHIENQFINIIQALETFHRINYEGLYMNPQIYQSKVYSKIAEELSKIQIDSNLRDSLKARLKYGNEISLRNRLKQLLKEHWNFKVLFIPDHDRFVKTVVDKRNFITHLDPQAGNLHYIQGFEFAKATKILFYLLKYCLMLSMGVREDRIHKVMLSHRDRLSYEEYFNRS from the coding sequence ATGGATTTAAAACAGGAATTTGAAATAGAAGGTAACTGGTGGTTACCAAATGAGCCTAATAATAAATCTTATGGGACATTGTCGTATAGCCCTAGACAGGGTGTATTTCTTTCTCTTGTAGAAAGACTTGATGAGCCGGGAAATCCAAGAATCTCAGTATTGCTAGGCGAGAGTTTTGCTTCCCAAAAAATCACTTTGATTAATGTAATCGTAGAACGAGGAAATTTTCCTTTCAATCAAAGGGTTCTCTTATCAGCTTCTTCAGTCTTATTGAATATTCATTATCATAAAAAAGAGGACATAAAGTTTTCAAGCATATCAGTAACTATTCCCGAAATATTTCCGTGGTTTAAAAAATCTAGAATTAAATTTAACGAAAGAAACCCCTTAAAAACAATAGAACTTCAACCTGCAAATTCTTTTAACTTAGAAGTAAACGATTTCGAATTGGAAGTCGGGACTACATTTGGCAGTTCTACTTATAAACCTGTCCAAGATGAGTTTACTTTGAAACAAATTGGATATTATACATTTTCTCCTAAAAAAGGTGAATTGAATTTTGATGAATGCCTTCTAATTATCGAAAATGTAAACTTATTCTTTGCAATTGCCTGTAATTTAGATTTTGTTTCGCAGGAAATTTCTGGGCTTTCCAATGACAGGGCGGTTGAAATTGTTATTCCACCATATAAAGAAATTAAAAAGCAAGATATCTCGGATATAGATTATAATATTTTGTTTTATGTTGATAACTTTGTAGAGGATTTTAAAACGCAATTTACTAATTGGTATTTAAACTTAGAAACTTACAAATTCCTTTATGACTTGTATGCACGAATTTCTTTTAAATCTTTAAGCGGTCACATTGAGAATCAGTTTATTAACATCATTCAAGCGTTAGAAACATTTCACCGAATAAACTATGAAGGATTATATATGAATCCTCAAATTTATCAAAGTAAAGTCTATAGTAAGATTGCTGAAGAATTGTCGAAAATTCAAATTGATAGTAATCTAAGAGATAGTTTGAAGGCGAGATTAAAATACGGAAACGAAATAAGCCTAAGGAACAGACTCAAACAATTGTTGAAAGAACACTGGAATTTCAAAGTTCTATTCATACCAGATCATGACAGATTTGTTAAAACTGTCGTTGATAAAAGAAATTTTATTACTCATTTGGATCCCCAAGCAGGAAATCTGCATTATATCCAAGGATTTGAATTTGCCAAAGCTACAAAAATACTCTTTTATCTTCTAAAATACTGTTTAATGCTCTCAATGGGAGTTCGTGAAGATCGAATTCACAAGGTTATGCTTTCTCATCGGGACCGACTTTCATATGAGGAATATTTTAATCGTAGCTAA
- a CDS encoding SRPBCC family protein — protein sequence MSKEKTSFVYVTYIRSTPEKVFEAIMKPEITRLYWGHENISDWKPGATWEHVRFNDRTVNIVGKVVEVVPPTRLVISWASPAQADDPESYSRVTFTIEAYDDMVKLTVLHDELEAGSGMAKGIQQGWPIVLSSLKSLLETGKGIDVFAKPKSASNGSLS from the coding sequence ATGAGTAAAGAGAAAACAAGCTTTGTCTACGTGACTTATATCCGCTCGACGCCAGAGAAGGTGTTTGAGGCAATCATGAAGCCTGAGATCACACGACTCTACTGGGGACACGAAAATATTTCCGATTGGAAGCCCGGCGCAACCTGGGAACATGTGCGCTTCAATGATCGTACAGTCAATATTGTAGGTAAGGTGGTCGAGGTAGTACCTCCCACACGATTGGTTATCTCTTGGGCGAGTCCTGCACAAGCAGATGATCCTGAAAGTTATAGCCGAGTGACATTTACTATAGAAGCTTATGATGATATGGTGAAGCTAACAGTTCTTCATGATGAACTCGAAGCAGGTAGTGGAATGGCTAAGGGAATCCAACAAGGTTGGCCGATCGTTCTTTCTAGTCTTAAGTCCTTGTTGGAAACAGGGAAGGGTATTGATGTTTTTGCGAAGCCTAAGTCTGCTTCCAATGGGAGTCTCTCATGA
- a CDS encoding SRPBCC domain-containing protein, protein MKADLKELKVELRGETEIVGTRYFAAPRKLVFDCFTKPELVLRWLTGPEGWKLVTCENDLKVGGKYLYVFADANGTKMGIYGKFTEVIISEKFANNENYATDMATFDPDGPENPDATVESRTFTTEGDLTLMTHVIKYASAEIREMERGAMDGWGPLCESLDKLLAELAG, encoded by the coding sequence ATGAAAGCAGATTTAAAAGAATTGAAGGTAGAGCTTAGAGGTGAGACAGAAATTGTTGGCACACGTTACTTCGCGGCACCACGTAAATTGGTATTCGATTGTTTCACTAAACCAGAGTTAGTGCTTCGTTGGCTTACCGGTCCTGAAGGCTGGAAACTTGTGACTTGTGAAAACGATCTTAAGGTTGGTGGTAAATACCTGTATGTATTTGCGGATGCAAACGGAACTAAAATGGGTATTTATGGAAAATTTACAGAGGTAATTATATCCGAGAAGTTTGCAAATAATGAGAATTATGCGACTGACATGGCTACGTTTGATCCGGATGGCCCGGAAAATCCGGATGCAACCGTTGAGTCGCGTACTTTCACAACGGAAGGGGATCTAACTCTTATGACTCACGTGATCAAATATGCTTCTGCAGAAATACGCGAGATGGAAAGAGGAGCAATGGATGGTTGGGGACCATTATGTGAATCGCTTGATAAACTATTGGCAGAGCTTGCGGGATAA
- a CDS encoding DedA family protein, whose product METIKYLLDFFLHLENHLDALIVAYGTWIYLILFLIIFCETGLVVTPILPGDSLLFALGAFAARGSLDLSILLILLIIAAILGDTVNYAIGHLAGDKILAKEKVPFLNKKHLEKAHKFYEEYGGKTIIIARFIPIVRTFAPFVAGIGSMTYTKFILYNIVGGVVWIAIFLFGGYKFGNLEFVQRNFKIVILAIIVISVMPAVIEYIREMRKSKAAEK is encoded by the coding sequence TTTGGATGCATTGATCGTTGCTTATGGCACGTGGATCTATCTAATCCTATTCTTGATCATTTTTTGTGAAACCGGTCTCGTTGTAACTCCTATACTTCCAGGAGATAGTTTGTTATTTGCTTTGGGTGCATTTGCGGCCAGAGGAAGTTTAGATCTTAGTATCTTACTTATACTTCTCATTATTGCTGCGATCTTAGGTGATACAGTTAATTACGCGATTGGTCATTTGGCAGGAGATAAGATCCTCGCAAAGGAGAAGGTCCCCTTCTTAAATAAAAAGCACCTGGAAAAGGCTCACAAGTTCTACGAAGAATACGGTGGAAAAACTATCATCATCGCGAGATTCATCCCTATCGTTCGGACATTTGCTCCTTTTGTAGCAGGGATCGGAAGTATGACTTATACTAAATTCATTTTGTATAATATAGTCGGCGGAGTGGTTTGGATCGCTATTTTCTTATTCGGCGGTTATAAATTCGGAAATCTGGAGTTCGTTCAAAGAAACTTCAAGATCGTTATTCTTGCGATCATTGTAATTTCTGTAATGCCTGCGGTGATAGAGTATATTAGAGAAATGAGAAAATCAAAGGCTGCAGAAAAATAA
- a CDS encoding dihydrofolate reductase family protein: MRKIISFMHISLDGFVAGPNGEMDWIKVDEEIFDYVGIRIGKGDTALYGRVTYEMMEGYWPTAGDEPTASKHDIEHSKWYKKVHKVVISKTMKGVSSTNAEIISDNLSDKINEIKQQSGEDILLFGSPRATHSLIQLNLIDGYWLFVNPIILGRGIPLFEDIKDKIKLKLLTTRQFTCGVTELNYIVDK, translated from the coding sequence ATGAGAAAAATAATTTCATTTATGCATATATCGCTTGATGGCTTTGTAGCAGGGCCAAACGGAGAAATGGATTGGATTAAAGTTGATGAAGAAATTTTTGATTATGTAGGCATTAGAATAGGCAAAGGCGATACAGCATTGTATGGAAGAGTAACTTATGAGATGATGGAAGGTTATTGGCCTACTGCAGGAGACGAGCCTACAGCGAGCAAGCATGACATTGAACACTCAAAATGGTATAAAAAAGTTCACAAAGTTGTTATATCAAAAACAATGAAAGGAGTGAGTTCGACTAATGCAGAAATTATCAGCGATAACCTTTCGGACAAAATTAATGAAATAAAACAACAGTCAGGTGAAGACATCTTGCTTTTTGGTAGTCCAAGAGCGACACATTCACTGATCCAACTGAATTTAATTGATGGTTATTGGCTATTTGTTAATCCAATTATTCTTGGGCGAGGAATACCACTGTTTGAAGACATCAAAGATAAAATAAAACTGAAATTACTGACTACTCGACAATTTACATGTGGGGTAACTGAACTAAATTACATAGTGGATAAATAA
- a CDS encoding ArsR/SmtB family transcription factor yields the protein MQNLDSTFAALADPTRRAILMRLAKGDSTVMELAKPFKMSQPAISRHLKVLEEAGLISTMIRAQERPRRLETAPLKKATDWIEKYRQMWEKNYQSLDGLLEELKTMQTTGDE from the coding sequence ATGCAAAATCTCGACTCTACCTTTGCTGCACTTGCTGACCCAACTCGTCGTGCGATTCTTATGCGTCTCGCGAAAGGCGATTCAACGGTCATGGAGCTTGCTAAACCCTTTAAAATGAGCCAGCCGGCAATTTCAAGGCATCTCAAAGTTTTGGAGGAAGCAGGCCTTATCTCGACCATGATCAGAGCGCAGGAACGTCCGCGTAGGCTTGAGACTGCACCTCTCAAGAAAGCCACTGATTGGATTGAGAAGTACCGCCAGATGTGGGAGAAGAACTATCAATCACTTGATGGGCTACTTGAAGAATTGAAGACGATGCAAACAACAGGAGATGAATAA